From one Parambassis ranga chromosome 5, fParRan2.1, whole genome shotgun sequence genomic stretch:
- the LOC114436145 gene encoding dysbindin isoform X2, translated as MDAAQQLKLRERQRFFEEVFQHDVDVYLSSAHLCIRDYKRPPIGSISSMEVNVDLLDQMELIDISDQEGLDVFLSSVGEDGVLTNPLTGNNNNEEAISNGLFRHVLESLDAKSRMSSTSSNSSCDSQASNANGGDTPVVESEDEETHTNTIKRRAASLGNEETDSQNPSS; from the exons ATGGACGCCGCGCAGCAGCTtaagctgagagagagacagcgttTCTTTGAGGAGGTCTTTCAGCATGACGTGGACGTCTACCTGTCGTCAGCACACCTTTGCATAAGGGACTACAAGAGGC CTCCTATTGGCAGCATCTCCTCTATGGAGGTGAACGTGGACTTGCTGGACCAGATGGAGCTGATTGACATCTCTGACCAAGAAGGTTTAGATGTCTTCCTGAGCTCTGTGGGAGAGGACGGAGTCCTGACCAACCCACTAACAG gaaacaacaacaacgaggAAGCCATCAGTAATGGACTCTTTCGACATGTCCTAGAGAGTCTTGACGCCAAGTCCCGCATGTCTTCCACATCCTcaaattcttcctgtgacagcCAGGCCTCCAATGCCAATGGGGGAGACACTCCTGTGGTCGAGTCAGAAGATGAGGAAACGCACACCAACACGATCAAGAGGAGAGCAGCCTCCCTGGGGAATGAGGAGACGGATAGTCAGAATCCTTCTTCATAG
- the LOC114436145 gene encoding dysbindin isoform X1 produces MSSSSANMHSKRLPSETECSQRLPDMDAAQQLKLRERQRFFEEVFQHDVDVYLSSAHLCIRDYKRPPIGSISSMEVNVDLLDQMELIDISDQEGLDVFLSSVGEDGVLTNPLTGNNNNEEAISNGLFRHVLESLDAKSRMSSTSSNSSCDSQASNANGGDTPVVESEDEETHTNTIKRRAASLGNEETDSQNPSS; encoded by the exons ATGAGCTCCTCATCGGCCAACATGCACAGCAAACGGCTGCCCT CAGAGACTGAGTGCAGCCAAAGGCTTCCAGATATGGACGCCGCGCAGCAGCTtaagctgagagagagacagcgttTCTTTGAGGAGGTCTTTCAGCATGACGTGGACGTCTACCTGTCGTCAGCACACCTTTGCATAAGGGACTACAAGAGGC CTCCTATTGGCAGCATCTCCTCTATGGAGGTGAACGTGGACTTGCTGGACCAGATGGAGCTGATTGACATCTCTGACCAAGAAGGTTTAGATGTCTTCCTGAGCTCTGTGGGAGAGGACGGAGTCCTGACCAACCCACTAACAG gaaacaacaacaacgaggAAGCCATCAGTAATGGACTCTTTCGACATGTCCTAGAGAGTCTTGACGCCAAGTCCCGCATGTCTTCCACATCCTcaaattcttcctgtgacagcCAGGCCTCCAATGCCAATGGGGGAGACACTCCTGTGGTCGAGTCAGAAGATGAGGAAACGCACACCAACACGATCAAGAGGAGAGCAGCCTCCCTGGGGAATGAGGAGACGGATAGTCAGAATCCTTCTTCATAG
- the LOC114436447 gene encoding butyrophilin-like protein 2 — translation MKMEIFMMFVILVHVFQHTSAVELYEGGTFVLPCEFHTFDLDDPTAVWKRYDLSPSTVHQRQLDSDELRDQNQRFKGRTSMKADALETGDLSLSLTNLQPHDSGTYTCTVRAMGGEWRLRDVDVQVKERFPFWAKALLIALVFTGTVVCCILIYFRSYIMSGYQVVVDSGAWSVELPCRTTVRLPKDVKVEWTRNDFKISKVHVYPDYSLLRDEQHLFYRKRTSMNSELRERDLSLTLFYPTDIDRDIYTCTAYKGEKILLKKHVRIHIRDCEVEVKAGVHSVLLPFRTVGDLPADAEVEWWRFEPEPWMTLHKYQNGSDQLEEQFSLYRGRTKMNADLLETGDLSLTLLNPTEKDAGIYICRVDSGSILRGTTVVLKVMDPNSSIHPFII, via the exons ATGAAGATGGAAATATTTATGATGTTTGTGATCCTCGTTCATG TTTTCCAGCATACCTCAGCTGTAGAGCTATATGAAGGAGGCACGTTCGTCCTTCCTTGTGAGTTTCACACCTTTGACCTGGATGATCCCACAGCAGTGTGGAAGCGCTATGACCTCAGTCCTTCAACCGTCCACCAGCGACAGCTGGATAGTGATGAACTAAGAGACCAAAATCAGCGATTCAAAGGCAGAACATCTATGAAGGCTGATGCTCTGGAGACTGGTGACCTCAGCCTGAGTCTGACAAACCTTCAGCCTCATGATAGCGGCACCTACACTTGCACTGTCAGGGCAATGGGAGGTGAATGGAGGCTGAGAGATGTTGAtgtgcaggtcaaag AACGATTTCCATTCTGGGCCAAAGCTCTCCTGATTGCCCTGGTATTTACTGGTACTGTTGTTTGCTGTATACTAATATATTTTCGGTCCTACATCATGTCAG GGTACCAGGTGGTGGTGGATTCAGGTGCTTGGTCAGTTGAGCTGCCATGTAGAACCACAGTTCGACTGCCGAAAGATGTTAAAGTGGAGTGGACCCGCAATGACTTCAAGATTAGTAAAGTCCATGTGTATCCTGACTACTCTCTGCTGAGAGATGAACAACACTTGTTTTACAGAAAGCGCACGAGCATGAATAGTGAGCTGAGGGAAagagacctcagtctgaccttGTTCTACCCCACTGATATTGACAGAGACATCTACACCTGCACTGCCTACAAAGGGGAAAAAATCCTCTTGAAGAAGCATGTGAGGATCCACATCAGAG ACTGTGAAGTGGAGGTAAAGGCGGGGGTCCATTCAGTCCTTCTGCCATTCAGAACAGTGGGTGACCTGCCTGCAGATGCTGAAGTAGAGTGGTGGCGCTTTGAACCTGAACCCTGGATGACTCTCCACAAATATCAGAATGGTTCTGACCAGCTTGAAGAACAGTTCAGCCTGTACAGGGGCCGCACAAAGATGAACGCAGACCTGCTGGAAACCGGAGACCTCAGTCTTACCTTGTTAAACCCCACAGAAAAAGATGCAGGGATATACATCTGCAGAGTCGACAGTGGGAGCATTCTGAGAGGAACCACAGTGGTGCTGAAAGTCATGGATCcaaattcatccatccatccattcatcatctga